The following proteins are encoded in a genomic region of Streptomyces collinus Tu 365:
- a CDS encoding S-methyl-5'-thioadenosine phosphorylase, whose translation MANAEIGVIGGSGFYSFLDDVTEVQVDTPYGQPSDSLFLGEIAGRRVAFLPRHGRGHHLPPHRINYRANLWALRSVGVRQVLGPCAVGGLRPEYGPGTLLVPDQFADRTKSRTGTYFDGLPLPDGTVPHVVHVSMADPYCPSGRAAALKAARGRDWEPVDGGTLVVVEGPRFSTRAESLWHQAQGWSVVGMTGHPEAALARELELCYTSLTLVTDLDAGAETGEGVSHEEVLRVFAANVDRLRGVLFDAVAALPETAARDCPCVNALGGMDPGFPLP comes from the coding sequence ATGGCGAACGCAGAGATCGGCGTGATCGGGGGCTCGGGTTTCTACTCGTTCCTCGACGACGTGACCGAGGTCCAGGTGGACACCCCCTACGGGCAGCCCAGCGACTCCCTCTTCCTCGGCGAGATCGCCGGCCGGCGGGTCGCCTTCCTGCCCCGGCACGGCCGCGGCCACCACCTGCCGCCCCACCGCATCAACTACCGCGCCAACCTCTGGGCCCTGCGCTCGGTCGGCGTCCGGCAGGTCCTCGGCCCCTGCGCGGTGGGCGGGCTGCGCCCCGAGTACGGCCCGGGCACCCTGCTCGTGCCCGACCAGTTCGCGGACCGGACGAAGTCCCGGACCGGGACCTACTTCGACGGACTCCCCCTGCCCGACGGCACGGTGCCGCACGTGGTGCACGTGTCCATGGCCGATCCCTACTGCCCCTCCGGGCGGGCCGCCGCGCTGAAGGCGGCGCGCGGACGGGACTGGGAGCCGGTGGACGGCGGCACGCTGGTCGTGGTCGAGGGCCCGCGCTTCTCGACCCGAGCCGAATCGCTATGGCACCAGGCGCAGGGCTGGTCGGTGGTGGGCATGACGGGCCACCCCGAGGCGGCGCTCGCCCGTGAGCTGGAGCTCTGCTACACCTCGCTGACCCTGGTCACCGACCTGGACGCGGGCGCCGAGACGGGTGAGGGCGTCTCGCACGAGGAGGTGCTGCGGGTGTTCGCGGCGAACGTGGACCGGCTGCGCGGCGTGCTGTTCGACGCGGTGGCGGCACTGCCGGAGACCGCGGCGCGGGACTGCCCGTGTGTGAACGCGCTCGGCGGGATGGACCCGGGCTTCCCCCTGCCGTAG
- a CDS encoding RcpC/CpaB family pilus assembly protein, with protein sequence MPSTSSSPTPPALSPARAASPSPSPAHGPVPFRLPRPPGTDAPATCEVPPFGPVRVRGGRYRLQRLAHRRGRALAAGLAVTAAALVAAGPRTGAPPTHSARAPGRPVAEPPGRHHRAEDMVTAPVRIADAATVRLLRPGDRVDVIAAGDPATGGEARVLARGVRVREVPESGEGAEGTGGGSDGGGALVVLTVPRGSAAPLVGASATARLAVTLC encoded by the coding sequence ATGCCCTCGACCTCGTCGTCCCCGACGCCTCCCGCCCTCTCCCCCGCTCGCGCTGCCTCTCCTTCCCCGTCGCCCGCGCACGGGCCGGTTCCGTTCCGTCTGCCGCGTCCGCCGGGCACCGACGCCCCGGCGACCTGTGAGGTCCCGCCGTTCGGTCCGGTGCGGGTGCGCGGCGGCCGGTACCGGTTGCAGCGGCTGGCACACCGGCGAGGGCGCGCCCTCGCGGCCGGCCTGGCCGTGACCGCCGCGGCGCTCGTCGCGGCCGGTCCGCGGACCGGCGCGCCGCCGACCCACTCCGCCCGCGCCCCGGGCCGGCCGGTCGCGGAGCCGCCGGGACGGCACCACCGGGCGGAGGACATGGTGACGGCGCCGGTGCGGATCGCCGACGCCGCCACCGTCCGGCTGCTCCGGCCCGGCGACCGGGTGGACGTCATCGCCGCCGGGGATCCGGCGACCGGGGGCGAGGCCCGGGTGCTGGCCCGCGGGGTGCGGGTGAGAGAGGTGCCGGAATCCGGGGAGGGCGCGGAGGGCACGGGCGGGGGCTCGGACGGAGGCGGGGCGCTGGTCGTGCTCACGGTGCCGCGCGGCTCGGCGGCCCCGCTCGTCGGCGCGAGTGCCACGGCCCGGCTCGCGGTGACGCTGTGCTGA
- a CDS encoding FmdB family zinc ribbon protein — MPTYQYQCTECGEGLEAVQKFTDDALTECPNCGGRLKKVFSAVGIVFKGSGFYRNDSRGSTSSSSPASKPAGSSSSDSKSSSASASSTSSASSSSSSSSSSSSSSSAA, encoded by the coding sequence GTGCCGACCTACCAGTACCAGTGCACCGAGTGCGGCGAGGGCCTCGAGGCGGTGCAGAAGTTCACCGACGACGCCCTGACCGAGTGCCCCAACTGCGGTGGCCGCCTGAAGAAGGTGTTCTCCGCCGTCGGCATCGTCTTCAAGGGCTCCGGCTTCTACCGCAACGACTCCCGCGGCTCCACGTCGAGCAGCAGCCCGGCCTCCAAGCCGGCCGGCTCGTCGTCGTCCGACTCGAAGTCGTCCTCCGCGTCGGCTTCCTCGACCTCGTCGGCGTCGTCGAGCTCGTCGTCCTCGTCGTCGAGCTCCTCCAGCAGCTCCGCGGCCTGA